The Sandaracinus amylolyticus genomic interval CGCCGCTTCGATCGCGGCTACGGCCACTTCACGACGCGGCAGAACCTGCAGCTCAACTGGCCGCGGCTCGTCGACGTGCCGGACATCCTCGACGAGCTCGCGAGCGTGCAGATGCACGCGATCCAGACGAGCGGGAACTGCATCCGGAACATCACGAGCGATCCGTTCGCGGGCGTCGCGAAGGACGAGCTCGAGGATCCGCGTCCGTACTGCGAGATCCTGCGTCAGTGGTCGACGTTCCACCCCGAGTTCGCGTTCCTGCCGCGCAAGTTCAAGATCGCGATCAGCGGCGCGGCGAGCGATCGCGCGGCGATCGCGATCCACGACATCGGCCTGCGGCTCGTGAAGAACGAGCAGGGCGAGATCGGCTTCGAGTACTTCGCGGGTGGCGGGCTCGGTCGCACGCCGATCCTCGCCGAGCGCATCCGCGCGTTCCTGCCGAAGCGCGATCTCCTCGCGTACACGGAGGCCGTGCTGCGCGTCTACAACGCGGACGGGCGACGCGACAACAAGTTCAAGGCGCGCATCAAGATCCTCGTCAAGGAAGTCGGCGTCGCCGAGTTCACGCGTCGCGTCGAAGAAGAGTTCGCGCGCATGAAGGCGGACGGAACCGCGATCGTGCTCGACGACGAGGAGATCGCGCGCATGAAGGCGTACTTCACGCCGCCTGCGTACGAGGCGCTCCCCGACGAGAGCCTCGAGGGCGCGAAGCTCGGCAAGGATCGCGAGTACGCGCGCTGGCTGTCCGCGAACGTCGTGCCGCACCGCGTGCCGGGGTACGCGATCGTGCAGCTCTCGACGAAGTCGGACGAGGTCCCGCCGGGCGACGTGAGCTCGGATCAGATGGACGCGATCGCGGATCTCGCGGACCGCTACGGGTTCGGGCAGGTCGTGGTGACGCACCGGCAGAACCTCGTGCTGCCCGACGTGCGCATCCGCGATCTGCGCGAGGTGCACGCGGCGCTGAAGGCGCTCGGGTTCGCGACGCCGAACCTCGATCGCGTGACCGACATCATCGCGTGCCCCGGGCTCGACTACTGCGACCTCGCGAATGCGCGCTCGATCCCGATCGCGAAGGAGATCCAGGCGACGCTCGACGACGCGGATCGCGTGCACGACCTCGGGCCGCTCACGATCAACATCTCGGGCTGCATCAACGCGTGCGGCCACCACCACGTCGGGAACATCGGGATCCTCGGGATCGACAAGCAGGGCGAGGAGTTCTACCAGGTGACCGTCGGCGGCTCGGCGCGCGAGGACGCGGCGCTGGGCAAGGTGCTCGGTCGCGCGCTCTCGTCCGAAGAGGTCGCGCCCGCGATCGCGCGGCTGGTCGATCGGTTCGCGCAAGTGCGCGAGCACGACGAGGAGACGTTCCTCGAGGCGCTCCGCCGCCTCGGCCCCAATCCGTTCAAGGAGGCCCTCTATGCGGCTGGTGCGTGATCGACGCGTGGTCGACGACTCGTTCGTGCACGTCGGCGAAGAGGGCGAGATCCCGGACGGCGCCGACGTGATCGTGCCGTGGTCGCGATGGACGAAGGAGCGCGCGCAGCTCGGCGCGCGTCGTGGTCGCATCGGCGTGCGTGTGCCCAGCGATCGCAAGGCGGAGGAGCTCGCGTCGGACGTCGCGTCGTTCGCGGTGATCGCGATCGAGTTCCCCAAGTTCGCGGACGGGCGCGGGTACTCGATCGCGCGTCATCTGCGCGATCGGTACGCGTATCGCGGCGAGCTGCGCGCTGTCGGGAACGTGCTGCGCGATCAGATCTTCTATCTCTCGCGCTGCGGGTTCGACACGTTC includes:
- a CDS encoding nitrite/sulfite reductase, producing MYQYDEHDQRIVEERARQFRDQVRRRLSGELTEEEFRPLRLQNGLYLQLHAYMMRIAIPYGLLSTKQLRKLGDVARRFDRGYGHFTTRQNLQLNWPRLVDVPDILDELASVQMHAIQTSGNCIRNITSDPFAGVAKDELEDPRPYCEILRQWSTFHPEFAFLPRKFKIAISGAASDRAAIAIHDIGLRLVKNEQGEIGFEYFAGGGLGRTPILAERIRAFLPKRDLLAYTEAVLRVYNADGRRDNKFKARIKILVKEVGVAEFTRRVEEEFARMKADGTAIVLDDEEIARMKAYFTPPAYEALPDESLEGAKLGKDREYARWLSANVVPHRVPGYAIVQLSTKSDEVPPGDVSSDQMDAIADLADRYGFGQVVVTHRQNLVLPDVRIRDLREVHAALKALGFATPNLDRVTDIIACPGLDYCDLANARSIPIAKEIQATLDDADRVHDLGPLTINISGCINACGHHHVGNIGILGIDKQGEEFYQVTVGGSAREDAALGKVLGRALSSEEVAPAIARLVDRFAQVREHDEETFLEALRRLGPNPFKEALYAAGA
- a CDS encoding DUF934 domain-containing protein — encoded protein: MRLVRDRRVVDDSFVHVGEEGEIPDGADVIVPWSRWTKERAQLGARRGRIGVRVPSDRKAEELASDVASFAVIAIEFPKFADGRGYSIARHLRDRYAYRGELRAVGNVLRDQIFYLSRCGFDTFEIDASKSAEDAIAGLDDFSVKYQTAADEKTPIWRRHARAWPAR